Part of the Caulifigura coniformis genome, CGCGGTGATGCCGGCCTATAACGCCGCCCGCACCCTCGAGCGGACACTCGCCGATATTCCCCCCGGCGCCGTCGATGAAGTGATTCTCGTCGACGACGGGAGCAAGGACGACACCGTCGAGATTGCCCGCCGCCTGGGGCTGACGGTGATCGTCCACGAAAAGAACAAGGGCTACGGCGGCAATCAGAAAACGTGCTACCGCGAGGCGCTGTCACGGGGCGCGGATTACATCGTGATGATCCATCCCGACTACCAGTACGACAGCCGCGTCATCGGGGCGACGATCGAGTTCCTGATGCTCGGGATCTGCGATGTCATGATGGGGTCGCGCATCCGGACGCGGCGGGAAGCGCTGGCCGGAGGCATGCCGGCCTGGAAGTACATCGCCAACCGGATGCTGACCATCACGGAGAACATTGCGCTGGGACAGAACCTGGGCGACTTCCACAGTGGGTTCCGGGCCTACCGGAAGGAAGTGCTCGAGACGATTCCCTACGAGAAGAACACAGACGACTTCGCGTTCGACACCCAGTTCCTCGCCCAGGCGGTGTACTTCAACTTCAAGCTGGGCGACATTCCGGTTCCCGTCCGGTACTTCGACGAAGCGAGCAGCATCAATTTCCGTCGCTGCATCAAGTACGGCCTGACGACGCTGTGGGTCATGGGGCAGTACTGGCTGCAGAAGCTGGGGCTGGCGAAGTTCGAAATCTTCGGGCCCAGGGATGCCGCGGGCTCCGCCAGTACATCACAGGCGTGATTCGATCTTCTCGACGATCGACTGCCCGATCCGGAGCGACGACGTGGCCGCGGGTGAGGGGGCGTTGCCGACGTTGATCACGCGGTCGCTCTCCTGAAACACGAAGTCGTCGATCAGCCGTCCATCGCGTCCCAGCGCCTGCGCGCGGACGCCGCTCGGAGCTGGAACAAGGTCGGCCGCGGTGATTCCCGGGACGAGCTTCTGCAGCGCCCGGACGAAGGCCTTCTTGTTGAATGACCGCCACAGCTCGCCGAGTCCGGTCTGCCATGATCGCAGGGCCAGCTTCATGAACCCGGGGTAGAACAGGCTCTCCGCGAGGTCGCGCAGGTTGAGATCGAGCTTGGAATAGCCTTCCCTGGAGTACGCGAGCACAGCATTGGGACCGCACTCGACGTGCCCTTCGATCGTGCGCGTGAAATGGACGCCGAGAAAGGGGAACCGCGGATCGGGAGTTGGATAGATCATCGTCCGGCAGAGATGCTCGGCCGGCGGTTTCAGAACGAAGTACTCCCCGCGGAAAGGAACGATGGGGGCCGTGGGCGTCTGGCCGCTGAGACTCGTCAACCGGTCGGCCTGGAGACCGCCGCAGGTGACGAGCAGACCGGTGCTCATGTCGCCCTGACTGGTTCGCAGCACTACGGCCTCGGGGGTGTGCTCGATGCCCGTCACGCGGCAGCCCAGCCGGATGTCGCCCCCCAGTTCAGTGATTCTCTCGGCGAGCCTGCGGCAGACGGCCTTGTAGTCGACGATCCCGGCATCGGGGACATGGATGGCCTGGATGCCGGCGGCGTACGGCTCGATCTCGCGCAGGTGGTCGCCGTCGACCAGGGAGCACCGCACTCCGTTGGCCCGGCCGCGTTCGAAGACGGTCTGCAGACGGGGAAGCTCCTCTTCGCTCGTGGCGACGATGACCTTGCCGATGATCTGGAACGGGATGTTCTCTCGCTCGCAGAACTCCTGCATCTGCAGCTTGCCTTCGCGGCAGAACTCGGCGCGAAAGGAGCCGGGACGGTAGTACATGCCGGTATGCAGTACGCCCGAATTGTGGCCCGACTGGTGGGCGGCGACGTGGTCTTCCTTCTCGAGGAGCGTGACCGACCGATCCGGGTGTCGACGGAGCAACTGGTACGCCGTCGCCAGACCGACGATGCCGCCGCCGATGATCGTGACATCCGACCGTGTCGTGGCCTCGTTCGGCATGGCGCAATGTGGCTCCGGGAAGTGATTCGATGTGGCCCACGCACTGTCCGGGATGCAGAGCAGGGTGACAAGCGGTCCTGCTGCGAATCGAGCACTGCGTTCGACATTGCTGCCAGCGGACTTTATCGTGTTTTAGAGGTTCTTTCTGGGCAGGTCGGGTTTACAGCTGTCACTTGTGATGGGGCCAAATCCATGTCGACACGTCTGGTGTGCATAGCGGCATTGATGATGACCGGGGCCGCGCGGGCTGCGGACGACGCAAAATCCCTCTCGAAGAGAATCGACGGGATCGTCACGCCGCTGACGAAGAACGGATTCTCCGGCTGTGTTCTCGTCGATCTCGATGGCGACGTGATTCACCGCAAGGGGTACGGCATCACGGATCCGAAGTCGAAGACGAAGCTCGCCCCCACTGCGCGGTTCGACATCGGTTCGATCATCAAGCCGATGGTCGCCCTGGCGACGCTGGAGCTGGCGAGGCTGGGAACTCTCCAGCTGGACTCGAAGCTCGGCACGCTCCTGAAAGACGTGCCCGAGGATAAAAAGGAGATCACCGTCGAGCAGTTGCTATCTCACACGGGAGGGATTTCGAAGAGCTACGACCTGAAGGTGGACACGATGAAGCGTGACGCCGTCGTCGCGGACTTGCTCAAGATTGGGCTCGAGGCCCCGCCCGGAACGAAGCACATCTATTCCAACGCGAACTACTTTCTGATGGCGGCCATCATCGACGTCGTCGACAAGAGGGGATACGAGGACACGATGCGGGAGCTGGTTTTCAAGCCGCTCAACATGAGGACAGCCAGGTTCAGCAGCGACCCACCTCTGAAGGGGGAGAAGGTGCCGTCACGGTTTGAAAGCAGGGCCGCGATTGGACAGATGGTTCCCTGGCCGCATGGCTGGGCGCATCGCGGAGCGACGGGGGTGGTGTGCAGCGTCGACGACCTGCTTGCGTTCAGGAAGGCGCTCGATGCCGACTCGCCGATCGGCCCGGATGAACGCGAGGACTGGATCAAGATCCGCAAGGAGGATTCGGCCCTCGGCTGGTCGGTGCTGTCGAATCCGGGCCGACCGAAGTTGATCGTGCATGGCGGCTCGTCGCCGGGCTCGAAGGGGCTGCTCGCCTACTATCCCGAGAAGGATCTGACGGTGGTCGTCCTGTCGAATCACATCGTCCCAGGAAACATCGATGAGTGGCAGATTGCCAATTCAATCCGGGACCTGCTGTTCGTGAATTAGAGTCGGCGGGAAAGCCTTGCGGGGCCACGGCCGGGAGGTCAGTCGCCGATGCGTTCGATGCGGATGGCATCGGCGATGATGTACTGGTCGGCTCCCACGTTCGTGAGTTCGACGACGAGGGTCGAGCCGATGAGGGAGACGATCCCCAGATGGTCCCACTCCGATCCCTGATCGGTGAGATCATTGGGGACCAGCTGCTGGTTGACCAGCGCGCTGCCGAGCAGCCCGCCGGTGGCGGTTCTCATGGAATAGGCGGCATTGGTTGCCCGGTTCGAGGCCGCCAGCCAGGTGGCCGACACCCGGTAGGTCCCCGGGATGAGGCTGGTGAAGGTCCACGTCGCCGTGGCGGGCCCTTCGGAACTATGCGACCACTGCAGATCGCTGCCGTGTCCGTCCTGGCTCCAGCTGGTCCAGGCGCCGGTGGTCGTGTAGCCGGCGTCTCCGTTGTCGATGATCTGGACGGCCGAGGGGGACGTCACGCTTCCGGCGATCGTGAACTGGAATGGATTCTCGTCCGGATCGTTGGTCGCGAACGAGAGAAGTCCACTGAAGCTGCCGGCGGCTGCGGCGTCGAGTTGCACGCTGAGCGTGGCCGTGCCTCCGGGGCCCAACACCTGGCCGGCCGTGAAGTTGGTTGTGATGGTGAATCCGGCCGGGGCGATCGCTGGCTGCAGGACGTGCCGGGGGAAGCCCCGGCCTAGTATTGGATGCTCGGAAGTTCACGATTCCTTCGGCTGTTCACGGTCAGGATAGAGCGTCCACCGTACTGCGGCGCCGAGACGCGCGATGCGGCCGAGGAGGTCTGGAGAGAGCCCCTGACAGAAGCCCCATGGGGACAAGGCCGCAGTCGTAGCCGATGTTGAAGTCCCGTTGCGTGCAGCTGTCCCAGATCGACGTCGCTGTGCGGTCGAGGGACTCGATCCCTTCAACCATCGCGGCGATGTTGGGTTCCGGGGCCGAGAACTGAACAGCGGTTTCCAGAATTGAATACCACAACCCGTTCTCCGCCTGAGTCACATGCAGCGGCGGGACGCCTCGGGCTTCCAGCGCGGATGTGAGCGGTTTCAGATCTTCGGAGGATCTGAGATCCAGGTCGGTATTGAGATACTGTGTCTGGCCGTTCATGCGTCCTTTTTCTGAACCACAACTACCTCTCGCTGCGCGGTCGCCTCATTCTGGCAGGGAGTCAAATCCACCCTGCCACCCTCGATCGGGCTGCAACCCCCGGGCGTCCCAGTGGCCCTACTTCGTTGCGATTCGTTTCAGCACTTCCACGCCGCGCTCGAGCGTTTTGTCTTCCGCGGCGTAGCTCAGGCGGAAGTGCGTGTCGTACTGGCTGAAAACGTTGCCGGGAATGATCAGGAGTTCATTCTCGATCGCCTTCTGGACGAACTCCGTGCCGGTGCCCCAGGGGGCTTTGACGAACAGGTAGAAGGCCCCGTCGGCGCCGCGAATGTCATAGAGGCCCGAAAGTTCCTTGAGCATGAAGTCGCGTTTGGCCTTGTACTCGGCCGTGCGGTCGGAGACGTCGTAGTCCCAGGCTTCGACTCCGGCCCACTGGACCGGGTGCGGCGAGCAGACGAACGTGAATTGTTGCAGCTTGATCATCTGTTGGATGATCTCCTGCGGACCGTGGGCCCAGCCGATGCGCCAGCCGGTCATCGAATGCGACTTGCTGAAGCCATCGACGACGATCGTCTTGTCGTAGAACTTCGCGGGACTCACGAAGGGCCGGTCGTAGCAGAAGCTGCGGTAGATCTCGTCGCTGATGAGGGCGATGTTCCTGTCGCGGCAGAGGTCGCAGACGGCCTTCATCTCCTCTTCGCTGGCGACCTTGCCCGTCGGGTTCGACGGACTGTTGAAGAGGATGACCTTCGTTTTCGGCGTGATCGCCGCTTCGAGCTTCGCGATGTCAATCTTGAAGTCGGGATAGGTACTGATCTGCACCGTCGTGCCGCCGGCCAGCGTTGTGAGGTGCTTGTACATCACGAACCAGGGGTCGAAGGCGATCACCTCGTCGCCGGGGTTCACCAGCGTCTGCAGGGCGAGCATCAGGCCGCCGCCGGTGCCGCTGGTCACGAACGCTTTGCGATCGGCGTGCCCGTACTCCTTGTCGACGGACGACTGGACCTTTTCGACGAGCGGGGCGATCCCCTGGGACTGGCTGTAGGCGTTCTTGCCTGCTTCGACGGCCCTGATCATCGCCTGCTTCAGTGGGGCAGGCGTATCGAAGTGGGGCTGGCCGATGCTGAGGTTGATCGGGTCTTTCATCTTGGCCGCGAGGTCGAACACCTTCCGGATCCCGGAGGCGTCGATTTTGTGCATGCGGTCGGCGATCCAGGTCATTGAAGTTTCCGGGCCAGGTTGCGATGGAAGGCGGAGTTTTGACACGAAGGCACAAAGACACGAAGGGGCACGAAGGTTAACGAACGACCCGAAAAATGCCCTCCTTGATTCGTTCGACATTGAAGTTGAATAACAGGCCGACACGGTGGCCCGTCAGCTTCAAGTAGGTCAGGAGTTGGGCTTTATGGACGGGAAGCACCTTCTCGACGTGTTTCAGTTCGACAATGACGCAGTCGGCGACGACCAGATCCAGTCGCAATCCGGCCTCCAGGCGGAGGCCTTCGTAGATAATGGGCAGATGCAGCTGGCGTTCGAATGCAAGTCCGCGTCTGGCAAGCTCGTGGCAGAGGCATGCTTCGTAGACAGACTCCAGAAGCCCCGGGCCGAGAGTCGTGTGGACGCGGAACGCGGCATCGATCACTGCGGTGACGACAGATTCCGTTTGCTCCGGGATTGGTTCGATCATTGAAATCAGCCCCGTATTCCTCGAAGTGTTCAAATTCAACTCGAAGGCACAAAGTCACGAAGAAAAACCGACTCGAAGCGTGCCCTGGGGGACAATTCGCCAGCCACTTCGACCACCTCTCTACTTCGTGATCCTTTATGTCTTCGTGCCTTCGTGTTTCCTTTCCCGCCCGCCTTGAAGTTCACGGCTGATCCCGTCAATTTGCGGAGCTACTGTATCAAATCCAGAGGAACCACTATGTCGCTCAACATCGCCCCCGGGAAAACCAACATCGGCTGGATCGGCACCGGCGTGATGGGGCACAGCATGGTCGGCCACCTGATGAAGGCCGGCTTCAAGGCGACGGTTTACAACCGGTCGAAGGACAAGGCGGCCGAATTGCTGAAGGCGGGGGCGGCGTGGGGCGACACCCCGAAGGCCGTGGCCGAGAAGTCGGACGTCGTGTTCGCCATCGTTGGGTTTCCAAAGGACGTGCGGGAAGTGTTCCTGGGTGACCAGGGCGCGCTGGCCGGTGCAAAGGCGGGAACGGTGCTGGTCGACATGACGACCAGCGAGCCGTCGCTGGCGGTCGAGATTGCGGACACCGCGAAGAAGAAGGGAGTTCACTCGGTCGATGCGCCGGTGTCGGGCGGCGATGTCGGGGCGAAGAATGCGGCGCTGTCGATCATGATCGGCGGCGATAAGGACGTGGTTGACGCGCTGAAGCCGTGCTGGGAGGCGATGGGCAAGACGATCGTCCACCAGGGGCCGGCCGGGGCGGGGCAGCACACCAAGATGGTGAACCAGATCCTGATCTCGACGACGATGATCGGGCTCTGTGAAGCATTGTTGTACGGCTACAAGTCGGGCCTCGACCTCGAGACGGTGTTCAAGAGCGTGTCGACGGGTGCCGCCGGCAGCAAGTCGCTCGATAACCTTGGGCCGCGCATTCTGGCGGGGAATTTCGATCCCGGCTTTTACGTGGAGCACTTCATCAAGGATATGGGGATCGCACTCGCGGAAGCGAAGAAGATGGGGCTGTCGTTGCCGGGCCTGGCGCTGGCGGAGCAGCTGTACCTCTCGGTGCAGGCGAAGGGCTGGGGCCGGAATGGAACGCACGCCCTGATGCTGGCGCTCGCCGAGATGTCGGGTGTCGACTGGAAGGGGCGGAAGTAAGCCATTGCCATAGACGATCACCCCGCCGCGGGAACGAGCGGCGGGGTGATCCTGTGGTAACGGCGCCGGATACGGGCGGCGGATCACTGAACGACGGGTTGTCTTCGCGGGGCGTCTGGAATGCAGTCGGGCGTCGAAATGGGAATCGCCGGCGATGCACCGCGTCCGTCCCGTCGGCGATTCTGGACGATCGTGTTCGCCATCGCGGCGGTCTGCCTGCTGCTCAAGATTCCGGTCATGTTCCGGCAGCATGCGGCCGGCGATGAAGATTTCTACGGAGTTCCGGGGCTGACGCTGCTGCAGGAAGGTCGGCTGCGCGTTCCGTTCATGCCATGCCGCGATCGCGGCAGCATGTTCTACCGGGGTGACGACCGGCTGCTGACGTTGCCGCCTCTGTATTTTTTCTTCCAGGCGGCCAGTTATGCGGTGTTTGGGGCGACGATCGGCAGCGCCCGGCTCGCTTCGGGGCTGGCGGGGGTGGGGGCGATTCTGCTGCTCGGGGCGTTGGCGCTGCGGATCACCAGAAGCGAGCGTGTGGCGCTGACGGCCGTGGCGTTCTATGCGGCTTCTCGAGTCGTTTACTTTCCGTGGCTGATGTCGCGGCCCGACACACTGACCGGTTTCTTCGGCTTCGCATCAATGCTGTTCGCCCTGCGGCTCCTTGAGACGAGGTCCCGCAAGGATGCCGCGCTGGCGGGCCTGCTGACGGGGCTGGGGCTGTATACCCATCCGTTTGCGCTGGTTTACACGGCCCAGGAGGGGCTTCTCTGTCTCTGGGCCGGGCGTGGATGGCGGGAGAAACTGGGACTGGCCTCGATCTTTTCAGCGACGGCGGTGGCGGTGGCTTCGCTGTGGCTGATTCTGATCCTGCCGGAGCCGTTGTTGTGGAAGGAGCAATTCCTCGACCTGATGGGGCTGCAGGTGGGGCCGGGATTGTCGCGGCGACTTTTCTGGCCGGGGCAGTCGCTGCCGGTGCAGGCCTTGGTTTACCTGGAGCATGTCGGGATCTGGCAGTGCCTGCTGATGATTGGCAGCCTGCTGGCGGCGACCTTTCTTGCCGTTCGCGATCGAAGCTGGCGACTGATCGTGTTCCTGTCGTTTTCCGCGATGTACTTCCATGTGGTGAGCCTCGGGACGCATCCGACGAAGGGATACTGGTGCTACACAGGCGGGTGGCTGTGGATTGCGTTCGCGATGGTGCTCGATCGGGCAGTGGCCGCGGTGTTTCAAACGGCTCACGCGCGGCAGGTTGCGTTTGCCAGCCTGGCGGGAGCGGCGGCGTTTCTGATGATTCCGGGGTGCGGACTGCGGACGCTCGTCCAGCACATCCGCCATTGGGATGACATTGCCTACGACGCCCCGCGTTTCTGCCGCATGCTGCTCAGCAAGCTGCCGCCCGATGCGACACTGGCCGTCGACCAGGCCTACGTGTTCGAGTTCTACGCGGCCGGACGCCGGAACATGATCACGGCGCTCGAGTTCCCGCTCGTGTTCTCACTGCAGCAATATCCCTATGACCTGATCGTCGCGGGGGAATACGCGCTCGACAAGAAGGTGCCGGAGATCAACAACGGCAAGCCGATCGCGACGTACGGACCGCTGGATGATCCGTTTGCTTGTTCCGCGGTGATCTTCGAGGCGCCGCCCGAGCGCCGGGCGAACGGCGTGTTTCCAGCCGATGGCGGCAATTCCGGAAAACGTTCGAAGTCGTCCGGCCCGATTTGAATCGTTCCTGCAGCTCAGGGGGCCGTTTGAAGAACGGGAAGCACAGAAGCGGCCTCATCCTTTTTGGCGCTGATGCGGAGTTGGCCGCAGGCGGCGTCGATGTCGGCGCCTTTTCGTTTGCGGACAGTCACCACAATCCCGCCGCGTTCAAGCGCTTCGACAAAGGCTTGTGTGCGCGGCTGACTGGGAGTCTGGCAGTCGATGCTCGCCACGGGATTCATCGGGATGACGTTGACGTGCGCGACGCGTCCCTGCATGAGCTTCACGAGTTCGCGGGCCTGGGCCGGATCGTCATTGATGCCCGCCATCAGACAGTATTCGTACGTGACGCGTCGGCCGGTTGCTTCGAAATGTTCATCGGCCGCTTTCAGGATTTCTGCGATTCCGATGTTCTTGTTGACGGGGACGATCTGTGTGCGGAGTTCGTCGTTCGGCGCATGCAGGGAGACGGCCAGGTTGTAGGCGAAGCCGACTTTCGCGAACTCGCGGATCTTTTCAGGCA contains:
- a CDS encoding golvesin C-terminal-like domain-containing protein, which encodes MLGPGGTATLSVQLDAAAAGSFSGLLSFATNDPDENPFQFTIAGSVTSPSAVQIIDNGDAGYTTTGAWTSWSQDGHGSDLQWSHSSEGPATATWTFTSLIPGTYRVSATWLAASNRATNAAYSMRTATGGLLGSALVNQQLVPNDLTDQGSEWDHLGIVSLIGSTLVVELTNVGADQYIIADAIRIERIGD
- a CDS encoding serine hydrolase domain-containing protein; the protein is MSTRLVCIAALMMTGAARAADDAKSLSKRIDGIVTPLTKNGFSGCVLVDLDGDVIHRKGYGITDPKSKTKLAPTARFDIGSIIKPMVALATLELARLGTLQLDSKLGTLLKDVPEDKKEITVEQLLSHTGGISKSYDLKVDTMKRDAVVADLLKIGLEAPPGTKHIYSNANYFLMAAIIDVVDKRGYEDTMRELVFKPLNMRTARFSSDPPLKGEKVPSRFESRAAIGQMVPWPHGWAHRGATGVVCSVDDLLAFRKALDADSPIGPDEREDWIKIRKEDSALGWSVLSNPGRPKLIVHGGSSPGSKGLLAYYPEKDLTVVVLSNHIVPGNIDEWQIANSIRDLLFVN
- a CDS encoding NAD(P)-dependent oxidoreductase produces the protein MSLNIAPGKTNIGWIGTGVMGHSMVGHLMKAGFKATVYNRSKDKAAELLKAGAAWGDTPKAVAEKSDVVFAIVGFPKDVREVFLGDQGALAGAKAGTVLVDMTTSEPSLAVEIADTAKKKGVHSVDAPVSGGDVGAKNAALSIMIGGDKDVVDALKPCWEAMGKTIVHQGPAGAGQHTKMVNQILISTTMIGLCEALLYGYKSGLDLETVFKSVSTGAAGSKSLDNLGPRILAGNFDPGFYVEHFIKDMGIALAEAKKMGLSLPGLALAEQLYLSVQAKGWGRNGTHALMLALAEMSGVDWKGRK
- a CDS encoding GxxExxY protein; the encoded protein is MIEPIPEQTESVVTAVIDAAFRVHTTLGPGLLESVYEACLCHELARRGLAFERQLHLPIIYEGLRLEAGLRLDLVVADCVIVELKHVEKVLPVHKAQLLTYLKLTGHRVGLLFNFNVERIKEGIFRVVR
- the lhgO gene encoding L-2-hydroxyglutarate oxidase translates to MPNEATTRSDVTIIGGGIVGLATAYQLLRRHPDRSVTLLEKEDHVAAHQSGHNSGVLHTGMYYRPGSFRAEFCREGKLQMQEFCERENIPFQIIGKVIVATSEEELPRLQTVFERGRANGVRCSLVDGDHLREIEPYAAGIQAIHVPDAGIVDYKAVCRRLAERITELGGDIRLGCRVTGIEHTPEAVVLRTSQGDMSTGLLVTCGGLQADRLTSLSGQTPTAPIVPFRGEYFVLKPPAEHLCRTMIYPTPDPRFPFLGVHFTRTIEGHVECGPNAVLAYSREGYSKLDLNLRDLAESLFYPGFMKLALRSWQTGLGELWRSFNKKAFVRALQKLVPGITAADLVPAPSGVRAQALGRDGRLIDDFVFQESDRVINVGNAPSPAATSSLRIGQSIVEKIESRL
- a CDS encoding pyridoxal phosphate-dependent aminotransferase, coding for MTWIADRMHKIDASGIRKVFDLAAKMKDPINLSIGQPHFDTPAPLKQAMIRAVEAGKNAYSQSQGIAPLVEKVQSSVDKEYGHADRKAFVTSGTGGGLMLALQTLVNPGDEVIAFDPWFVMYKHLTTLAGGTTVQISTYPDFKIDIAKLEAAITPKTKVILFNSPSNPTGKVASEEEMKAVCDLCRDRNIALISDEIYRSFCYDRPFVSPAKFYDKTIVVDGFSKSHSMTGWRIGWAHGPQEIIQQMIKLQQFTFVCSPHPVQWAGVEAWDYDVSDRTAEYKAKRDFMLKELSGLYDIRGADGAFYLFVKAPWGTGTEFVQKAIENELLIIPGNVFSQYDTHFRLSYAAEDKTLERGVEVLKRIATK
- a CDS encoding glycosyltransferase family 2 protein translates to MSFRHSPGKVIAVMPAYNAARTLERTLADIPPGAVDEVILVDDGSKDDTVEIARRLGLTVIVHEKNKGYGGNQKTCYREALSRGADYIVMIHPDYQYDSRVIGATIEFLMLGICDVMMGSRIRTRREALAGGMPAWKYIANRMLTITENIALGQNLGDFHSGFRAYRKEVLETIPYEKNTDDFAFDTQFLAQAVYFNFKLGDIPVPVRYFDEASSINFRRCIKYGLTTLWVMGQYWLQKLGLAKFEIFGPRDAAGSASTSQA
- a CDS encoding glycosyltransferase family 39 protein — encoded protein: MQSGVEMGIAGDAPRPSRRRFWTIVFAIAAVCLLLKIPVMFRQHAAGDEDFYGVPGLTLLQEGRLRVPFMPCRDRGSMFYRGDDRLLTLPPLYFFFQAASYAVFGATIGSARLASGLAGVGAILLLGALALRITRSERVALTAVAFYAASRVVYFPWLMSRPDTLTGFFGFASMLFALRLLETRSRKDAALAGLLTGLGLYTHPFALVYTAQEGLLCLWAGRGWREKLGLASIFSATAVAVASLWLILILPEPLLWKEQFLDLMGLQVGPGLSRRLFWPGQSLPVQALVYLEHVGIWQCLLMIGSLLAATFLAVRDRSWRLIVFLSFSAMYFHVVSLGTHPTKGYWCYTGGWLWIAFAMVLDRAVAAVFQTAHARQVAFASLAGAAAFLMIPGCGLRTLVQHIRHWDDIAYDAPRFCRMLLSKLPPDATLAVDQAYVFEFYAAGRRNMITALEFPLVFSLQQYPYDLIVAGEYALDKKVPEINNGKPIATYGPLDDPFACSAVIFEAPPERRANGVFPADGGNSGKRSKSSGPI